TTCAAGTGCTTGAATATAATCTTTCAATGTTGCAGCAGTGGTACCCATATAAGCTCCTAATCCAACTATATCAGGTTTTAATTCTTTTACTTTTTCTATAAATTTTTTAATAGGAACGTCTACACCTAAATCATAAACAATAAAACCAGCAGCTTTAAGCATAGTTGTAACTATGGATTTTCCAAGATCATGGATATCACCTTCAACACTGCATATTAAATATTTTCCAATACTTTTATCTTCAAGAATATCCTTGGAAATATTCTTTTCTAAGATTGACATTGCAGATTTAAAAGCTTCAGCACTCATTATCACATCTGGAAGGAAATAAACATTTTGCTCCCATAATTCTCCAGCTTTAAGAATACCTGGAACTACACTTTCATAAATTGTTTTTAAAGGATCGATTTTTGATTCTAAAATCTTTCTAGCTAATTGTTCAGCTAAATCTGGATCGCCTTCAATGACTGCTTTTTTTAATTGTTCTAAAATATCTCCCAAAGATGACATACTTATGTTACACCTTTATAATATTATTTTGAAAAATATATAAAATTTTCTAAAAAACATTTTAGAAATAAAAATAATTAAAATATCATAATATTTTCTATTTTAAATAAACTAACATTGTTTAACTATTGTGTATATCATTCTTTCTTTTTTATAAATATTTCTAAATTTTCTTTCTATATTTAAAAAATATGTATATTTGAAATGCCATAATTATAA
The Nitrososphaerota archaeon DNA segment above includes these coding regions:
- a CDS encoding B12-binding domain-containing protein, whose amino-acid sequence is MSSLGDILEQLKKAVIEGDPDLAEQLARKILESKIDPLKTIYESVVPGILKAGELWEQNVYFLPDVIMSAEAFKSAMSILEKNISKDILEDKSIGKYLICSVEGDIHDLGKSIVTTMLKAAGFIVYDLGVDVPIKKFIEKVKELKPDIVGLGAYMGTTAATLKDYIQALENEGLRDKVKVMIGGVRTSQEYANNIGADAWGKDGIDAVKKAKKIMGVKE